The Streptomyces sp. NBC_01775 genome includes a region encoding these proteins:
- a CDS encoding lantibiotic dehydratase has product MTDALPHPESHSEEFTLAPDFVLRVAGLPIEALTPLRTRDTAAWARHALELEGELAALATEAEDALAETVARTGESAVRRRLLALRRDIHNARTPSPQAEWAAESLPPCVTRWLSLRRHYDDELATAEAILATELAAARSHLRGLARDPVLRAGIQAASPSLDAALPGYLAADGPTAPKDKRERKAERSLVSYAYRAALKTSPFSTFTSLAHGRFSESGPALELSLPSGAEDIRPLLRARPNLTAVHEIADAALGDPVTRAALPFRAVGGWRREDGRISYIRRRYRRVDPGIAIGAPGFLREEPCRVPEGPVVNETLRLLDAAPGDGLTLPQLAATLHSADPERRPPDVLDRFLGKLVELGVLVTPVLALDIHHPDPVAALASRLRALGAPPGEASGAPARLADDLDRLRSLTDGFPLSPPEERSRRTAELRAVTADAQRRLSRVDPVVPRTVVYEDAVLAASGTASRAAWEDGPLPALRQFTRLLPAFDPLLGDRLLARAHFRSRYGPGGSCDDVPGFAHDLYRTCSRWLADTSARLGTLAADGTYEPRPNPLADPQIAALSAAHEEFARSLRAALDTQPADASELVLPGSVVDRAAALLPDSPAALPRSHSYYLQWVQPTQRDAAPLAVLNWAYSGFGQPLARFAHSFEPQPQTAHTLTEALRARHERLLPPGAVFAELSGGYDTSNLALRPAVAPYRLIGPAEAAHGPASARIPVTDLTLVDDEESGELQLRSASLGNRVVPLWLGCLVFTAMPRIQRTLLALSPVSMPVATLWRCLDRTALPDRRPRLRSGPLVLARRSWRFERAELPDAQPSVETSRGFLARRRWWQAAGLPTRLMARADTDDKPQPVDADSPLSLALLDHRLRGAAEVVFTELLPDITEAPLRAGDAAYVSEVCVELDAAPATPHSTAPATAPALRKDVPR; this is encoded by the coding sequence ATGACCGACGCCCTTCCCCACCCCGAATCCCACTCCGAAGAGTTCACGCTCGCCCCCGACTTCGTCCTCCGCGTCGCCGGGCTACCGATCGAAGCCCTCACCCCACTGCGAACCCGCGACACCGCCGCATGGGCGCGGCATGCACTGGAGCTGGAGGGCGAGTTGGCGGCGCTGGCGACCGAGGCGGAGGACGCCCTCGCCGAAACCGTCGCCCGGACCGGGGAGTCCGCCGTCCGGCGCCGCCTGCTCGCGCTGCGCCGCGACATCCACAACGCCCGTACCCCGTCGCCCCAGGCCGAGTGGGCTGCCGAGTCGCTGCCGCCCTGCGTCACCCGCTGGCTCTCCCTGCGCCGTCACTACGACGACGAGCTCGCCACGGCCGAGGCGATCCTCGCCACCGAACTCGCCGCAGCCCGCTCCCACCTGCGCGGCCTCGCCCGCGACCCCGTTCTCCGCGCCGGTATCCAGGCGGCCTCACCCTCCCTCGACGCCGCCCTGCCCGGGTACCTGGCGGCGGACGGCCCCACGGCCCCCAAGGACAAGCGCGAGCGGAAGGCGGAGCGCTCACTCGTCTCGTACGCCTACCGGGCGGCGCTGAAGACGAGCCCCTTCAGCACCTTCACCTCCCTCGCCCACGGCCGCTTCAGCGAGTCGGGTCCGGCCCTGGAGCTCAGCCTGCCGTCGGGCGCCGAGGACATACGGCCGTTGCTGCGGGCCCGTCCCAACCTCACCGCCGTCCACGAGATCGCGGACGCGGCGCTCGGCGACCCGGTCACGCGTGCCGCGCTGCCGTTCCGCGCGGTCGGCGGGTGGCGCCGCGAGGACGGGCGCATCAGCTACATTCGCCGCCGCTACCGGAGAGTCGACCCCGGCATCGCCATCGGCGCACCGGGATTTCTGCGGGAGGAGCCGTGCCGGGTCCCGGAAGGCCCGGTCGTCAACGAGACGCTGCGGCTCCTCGACGCCGCCCCCGGCGACGGACTCACCCTCCCCCAACTCGCCGCGACCCTCCACAGCGCCGACCCCGAGCGCAGGCCCCCCGATGTCCTCGACCGCTTTCTGGGCAAGCTGGTGGAGCTGGGAGTGCTGGTCACCCCCGTACTCGCCCTCGACATCCATCACCCGGACCCCGTGGCGGCGCTGGCGTCCCGGCTGCGCGCCCTCGGCGCACCGCCCGGCGAAGCGTCCGGTGCGCCGGCCCGGCTCGCCGACGACCTCGACCGCCTCCGGTCCCTCACCGACGGCTTCCCCCTCTCACCACCCGAGGAGCGGTCCCGCCGCACGGCCGAGCTCCGCGCCGTGACCGCAGACGCGCAGCGTCGACTCAGCCGCGTGGACCCGGTGGTGCCCCGTACGGTGGTGTACGAGGACGCCGTGCTCGCCGCGTCCGGCACGGCCTCGCGCGCGGCGTGGGAGGACGGGCCGCTGCCCGCGCTGCGGCAGTTCACCCGGCTGCTGCCCGCGTTCGATCCGCTGCTCGGCGACCGGCTGCTGGCCCGTGCGCACTTCCGGTCTCGCTACGGGCCCGGCGGGAGCTGTGACGACGTGCCGGGCTTCGCGCACGACCTGTACCGCACGTGTAGCCGTTGGCTGGCCGACACCAGCGCCCGGCTGGGCACACTCGCGGCTGACGGGACGTACGAGCCGCGCCCCAACCCCCTCGCGGACCCGCAGATCGCGGCGTTGAGTGCGGCCCACGAGGAGTTCGCCCGCTCCCTGCGCGCCGCACTCGACACCCAGCCCGCCGACGCCTCCGAACTCGTCCTGCCCGGCAGCGTCGTGGACCGGGCAGCGGCGCTGCTGCCCGACAGCCCAGCGGCCCTGCCCCGGAGCCACTCGTACTACCTCCAGTGGGTCCAGCCCACCCAGCGGGACGCGGCACCGCTCGCGGTACTCAACTGGGCCTACTCGGGGTTCGGGCAGCCACTCGCCCGCTTTGCCCACTCCTTCGAGCCCCAGCCACAGACCGCACACACGCTGACCGAGGCGCTGCGCGCGCGGCACGAGCGGCTGTTGCCGCCCGGCGCCGTCTTCGCGGAGCTGAGCGGTGGCTACGACACCTCCAACCTCGCGCTGCGCCCCGCCGTGGCGCCGTACCGGCTGATCGGCCCCGCCGAAGCCGCGCACGGGCCGGCGTCCGCGCGCATCCCCGTCACGGACCTGACCCTGGTCGACGACGAGGAGAGCGGGGAGCTGCAACTGCGCTCGGCGAGCCTGGGCAATCGGGTGGTTCCGCTGTGGCTCGGCTGCCTGGTGTTCACGGCGATGCCCCGTATCCAGCGCACGCTGCTGGCGCTCTCCCCGGTGTCCATGCCGGTCGCCACCCTGTGGAGGTGCCTGGACCGAACCGCCTTGCCCGACCGCCGCCCGCGCCTGCGCAGCGGACCGCTGGTGCTGGCGCGCCGCTCCTGGCGCTTCGAGCGGGCCGAACTGCCGGACGCACAGCCCTCGGTGGAGACCTCGCGCGGCTTCCTGGCCCGGCGCCGCTGGTGGCAAGCGGCCGGGCTGCCGACGCGGTTGATGGCCCGTGCGGACACCGACGACAAGCCGCAGCCGGTGGACGCGGACAGCCCCCTGTCCCTCGCCCTGCTCGACCACCGGCTGCGCGGGGCGGCGGAGGTGGTCTTCACCGAGCTGCTGCCCGACATCACCGAGGCGCCGCTGCGCGCGGGCGACGCGGCGTACGTCTCGGAAGTATGCGTGGAACTGGACGCGGCGCCCGCCACCCCGCACAGCACCGCCCCTGCCACTGCCCCCGCACTCCGGAAGGACGTCCCACGGTGA
- a CDS encoding nitroreductase family protein produces the protein MPESAEPDRAADPVETVIRYLDAVLRRASVPMETEPFEPDWQDQPRDHKIYRGVPGFPLPDAAPEPPPPLGEALLAQHPGQGAAFTLPLLAGMLRYSYGWLSRRLQVTANPGQGGQEAYAQAVWARGSAAGGGLYPYEFYWVCGPEVGPLPGVYHYDQPAHSLRRIAAGDVSPRVRDALGSGPAAGQQFLLVTARFWQNAFKYGEFSYHCVTMDLGCLLRTWQTWAAAGGIELRPRLWYDEPELDRLLGLDPATESVLAVVPLPWGDLGKAAADQDIRPAISGSRTPPVATPLAERSRTVRRFPAAEAAHLAAAHDTGPSPAPGALAEGAAEKSAPADPSASSAVPLPAATPLAVGVTEALTARRSSFGRFSAHRPLAAEDLSALLEAAAAGRNLRTGAEPRESTAPPLTRLAVFVQHVAGVPAGLHLYDSAAHTLVPVPGPAPHPFLQRVYTLNNYNLEQASAALFVLARPHAVVRAAGPRGYRLINAEVGAVAQAVYLAAAALGTGCGAALGFDYEAVHAALGPAVGSDTWPLLLLMAGHERPDRPRFDAPLTPSPATDRTQRP, from the coding sequence GTGCCCGAGAGCGCGGAGCCTGACAGGGCGGCGGACCCTGTCGAGACCGTCATCCGCTACCTGGACGCGGTGCTGCGGCGGGCCTCGGTACCGATGGAGACCGAGCCCTTCGAGCCGGACTGGCAGGACCAGCCCCGGGACCACAAGATCTACCGCGGGGTGCCGGGCTTCCCGCTCCCCGACGCAGCGCCGGAGCCTCCACCACCGCTGGGAGAGGCCCTGCTCGCCCAGCACCCGGGCCAGGGCGCGGCCTTCACCTTGCCGCTCCTCGCCGGCATGCTCCGGTACTCCTACGGCTGGCTCTCCCGTCGGCTCCAGGTCACCGCCAACCCGGGTCAGGGCGGCCAGGAGGCGTACGCACAAGCGGTGTGGGCGCGAGGCAGCGCGGCGGGCGGCGGCCTGTACCCGTACGAGTTCTACTGGGTGTGCGGCCCGGAGGTGGGGCCCCTGCCGGGCGTGTACCACTACGACCAGCCCGCGCACTCCCTCCGCCGCATCGCCGCGGGCGACGTCTCGCCTCGCGTACGCGACGCGCTGGGCAGCGGCCCGGCAGCGGGACAGCAGTTCCTCCTCGTCACCGCCCGGTTCTGGCAGAACGCCTTCAAGTACGGGGAGTTCAGCTACCACTGCGTCACCATGGACCTCGGCTGCCTGCTGCGGACCTGGCAGACCTGGGCGGCGGCCGGTGGGATCGAGCTCCGACCGCGCCTGTGGTACGACGAGCCGGAGCTGGACCGGCTGCTGGGCCTGGACCCCGCCACCGAGAGTGTCCTGGCCGTGGTGCCGCTGCCCTGGGGGGACCTCGGGAAGGCAGCCGCCGATCAGGACATCAGGCCCGCGATCTCCGGCAGCCGCACCCCACCCGTCGCCACGCCTTTGGCCGAACGGTCCCGTACCGTCCGGCGGTTCCCCGCGGCCGAGGCCGCCCATCTCGCGGCGGCGCACGACACGGGGCCCTCCCCCGCACCCGGGGCGCTCGCCGAGGGCGCCGCGGAGAAGTCCGCCCCGGCCGATCCGTCCGCGAGCTCCGCCGTCCCGCTGCCGGCAGCCACCCCGCTCGCCGTCGGCGTCACCGAGGCCCTCACCGCCCGGCGCAGCAGCTTCGGCCGATTCTCCGCACACCGGCCGCTCGCCGCCGAGGACTTGTCCGCACTGCTGGAAGCAGCCGCGGCCGGGCGAAACCTGCGGACAGGTGCGGAACCCCGCGAGTCCACCGCGCCCCCGCTGACCCGGCTGGCCGTCTTCGTACAGCACGTGGCAGGGGTGCCGGCCGGGCTCCACCTCTACGACTCCGCGGCGCACACCCTCGTCCCGGTGCCCGGACCCGCCCCGCACCCGTTCCTCCAGCGGGTCTACACGCTCAACAACTACAACCTCGAACAGGCCTCCGCGGCCCTGTTCGTACTGGCCCGCCCGCACGCCGTCGTGAGGGCTGCGGGGCCGCGCGGCTACCGGCTGATCAACGCCGAGGTGGGCGCGGTCGCGCAGGCGGTCTACCTCGCTGCCGCTGCCCTCGGTACCGGCTGTGGTGCGGCGCTCGGCTTCGACTACGAGGCCGTCCACGCGGCTCTCGGCCCGGCTGTCGGCTCCGACACCTGGCCGCTGCTCCTCCTCATGGCGGGCCACGAGCGCCCCGACCGCCCCCGTTTCGACGCCCCCCTCACCCCCAGCCCTGCCACGGACCGGACCCAGCGCCCATGA
- a CDS encoding GNAT family N-acetyltransferase → MPELKRLHVGHAPAVLAFELANRAYFAASVPDRGDDFFAQFTDRYNALLAEQEAGICAFYVLVAEDGSVLGRFNLVDIEDQTAELGYRVAEHVAGRGVATATVREVCRLAAAQHGLRTLRAATARQNVASQQVLTKAGFVPVGPADPAHIGGKQGTWYQRDLVLQPYSAILPGDRPREDRGQR, encoded by the coding sequence ATGCCCGAGCTGAAGCGGCTGCATGTTGGCCACGCCCCGGCGGTCTTGGCCTTCGAGTTGGCGAATCGCGCCTACTTCGCTGCCTCGGTCCCCGACCGCGGCGACGACTTCTTCGCCCAGTTCACCGACAGGTACAACGCCTTGCTGGCTGAGCAGGAGGCGGGCATCTGCGCCTTCTACGTGCTCGTCGCCGAGGACGGCTCGGTACTCGGCAGGTTCAACCTGGTCGACATCGAGGACCAGACCGCGGAGCTCGGCTACCGGGTCGCCGAGCACGTCGCCGGCCGCGGCGTGGCGACCGCGACCGTCCGGGAAGTGTGCCGACTGGCGGCGGCCCAGCACGGGCTGCGCACCTTGCGAGCGGCCACGGCCCGCCAGAATGTCGCGTCCCAACAGGTGCTGACCAAAGCCGGGTTCGTCCCCGTCGGCCCCGCCGACCCGGCCCACATCGGCGGTAAGCAGGGCACCTGGTATCAGCGCGACCTGGTGCTCCAGCCATACAGCGCGATCTTGCCCGGGGACCGGCCGCGGGAAGACCGCGGCCAGCGCTGA
- a CDS encoding thiopeptide-type bacteriocin biosynthesis protein, giving the protein MTETAPARHAAERPDGAAHTEPHPEAATPLNADDRSPAELRLGEWLSAHVYYSADRDSLLSDCVRPLFARLRGEGLADGCYFLRYWLEGTHVRLRIRPVSLTAVPALTSIVEEEVGAYLRRCPSSTDPAVQPSDAQYREHFLLEFSEAQWNARYGPGTTRMPRRPDNSLAYLGYEPELERYGGSAGVAIAEWHAEHSSDLVLGLLASPGIRTGSGRLGTAAQLMATLALSLLEDTDRALAFLAGRMADWEAQFQERHDTYDAAYRRMAGPLGDKVEALHAGVLGGRPELLTGFLRRWAEHGAELRARIDEAAERGELAFPIDGTGAARPVGPQQARRALLAGFTHMMCNRLGVTLGNEDYLVYVLHRALTERVQGATERGISAT; this is encoded by the coding sequence GTGACCGAGACCGCCCCGGCACGACACGCGGCCGAGCGCCCGGACGGCGCTGCCCACACCGAGCCTCACCCCGAGGCCGCCACACCGCTCAACGCCGACGACCGGTCACCCGCCGAACTGAGGCTGGGTGAATGGCTGTCCGCGCACGTCTACTACAGCGCTGACCGCGACTCGCTGTTGTCCGACTGCGTCCGCCCGCTGTTCGCGCGGCTGCGCGGCGAAGGGCTGGCCGACGGCTGCTACTTTCTGCGGTACTGGCTGGAAGGCACACATGTACGGCTGCGGATCCGGCCCGTGTCCCTCACGGCCGTACCCGCCCTCACCAGCATCGTCGAGGAGGAGGTCGGTGCCTATCTGCGCCGCTGCCCCTCGTCCACCGATCCGGCGGTCCAGCCGAGCGACGCGCAGTACCGCGAGCACTTCCTCCTGGAGTTCTCCGAGGCTCAGTGGAACGCGCGCTACGGTCCCGGCACCACACGGATGCCGCGCCGCCCCGACAACTCGCTCGCCTACCTCGGTTACGAGCCTGAGCTGGAGCGCTACGGCGGTTCGGCGGGAGTCGCGATCGCCGAGTGGCACGCGGAGCACTCCAGCGACCTGGTCCTCGGCCTGCTGGCCTCCCCCGGCATCCGGACGGGCAGCGGACGGCTCGGCACCGCCGCGCAGTTGATGGCCACCCTCGCCCTCTCGCTGCTGGAGGACACGGATCGTGCGCTCGCCTTCCTCGCGGGCCGCATGGCCGACTGGGAGGCGCAGTTCCAGGAGCGCCACGACACCTACGACGCCGCGTACCGGCGGATGGCCGGCCCACTGGGCGACAAGGTGGAGGCGCTGCACGCGGGGGTGCTCGGCGGGCGGCCCGAACTCCTCACCGGGTTCCTCCGCCGCTGGGCCGAGCACGGCGCCGAACTGCGCGCCCGCATCGACGAGGCGGCGGAGCGCGGTGAGTTGGCCTTTCCCATCGACGGCACGGGAGCGGCCCGGCCAGTGGGGCCACAGCAGGCGCGGAGGGCGCTGCTGGCCGGGTTCACCCACATGATGTGCAACCGGCTCGGGGTGACCCTGGGCAACGAGGACTACCTCGTCTACGTGCTGCACCGGGCCCTGACCGAGCGTGTTCAAGGTGCCACCGAGAGAGGGATTTCGGCGACCTGA
- a CDS encoding TOMM precursor leader peptide-binding protein, whose protein sequence is MRATTEELPEIDRLRVEEALTSRLHAAGLAESWSVHVRLLGVADAYAAPKEPPAPSPGATLVPVQLHGRYALLGPFGPPRPDPGRPCFHCVATRWQTLRPAVERDALERGPAAPLHAAAPNPYLTPFALDMLAHLATSALTTRHREPPVPRTGTVYRLALDTLGVERARLLADPACPWCGAEQAAPPAALASDPVPLRPGLVPRPGSSRLLSPAEAVPEWAADALANPVCGALGTGVRPDREAANTAPATGRFAVRGAPSPSDVHWSGHADTYRDSTALALCEGLERLAGLRDGDVHIRAARSRLRHPSVDPRECGLPHAAFFEGAPSHFVPYDEELVLPWVWGWSLRDERPVLVPEQLVHYRLAGPGPFFAVQSSSGCAGGSCVEEAVLHGLLEVVERDAFLVAWLGRARLPQIAVESCRSPSLRSLAERIRRGGYRLRLFDNRIDLPVPVVTAVATREDGGPGALCLSSAAAFDPERAAESAVREVASSLSGFAERTVQDLERLRAMARDFDLVRELGDHAALYGLPEMTRHAAFLLGDEDRARPPAETLSDDERGAGPARDDRGEGVPPAGDLSAAVRHCRDLLAARGFDTVVVDQTGPEQQAVGASVVRVLVPGLLPIDFGAGHRAPGMARARTALRSAGLRADDLTAAELNPAPHPFM, encoded by the coding sequence GTGAGGGCCACGACCGAGGAGCTGCCGGAGATCGACCGGCTTCGCGTCGAGGAAGCCTTGACGTCCCGTCTGCACGCTGCGGGCCTCGCGGAGTCGTGGTCCGTCCACGTACGGCTGCTGGGCGTGGCCGACGCCTACGCAGCCCCGAAAGAGCCGCCCGCCCCCTCACCGGGGGCCACTCTCGTTCCCGTACAGCTGCACGGCAGGTACGCGCTCCTCGGGCCCTTCGGCCCGCCGCGGCCGGACCCGGGACGCCCGTGCTTCCACTGCGTGGCCACCCGCTGGCAGACGCTGCGCCCCGCCGTGGAGCGTGACGCCCTGGAGCGCGGACCGGCCGCGCCCCTCCACGCGGCTGCCCCGAACCCGTATCTGACCCCCTTCGCCCTGGACATGCTCGCTCACCTGGCGACGTCAGCGCTCACCACCAGGCACCGGGAGCCGCCTGTCCCCCGCACGGGCACCGTGTACCGGCTGGCGTTGGACACCCTCGGGGTGGAGCGTGCACGGCTGCTGGCCGACCCCGCGTGTCCCTGGTGCGGGGCGGAACAGGCCGCTCCCCCGGCCGCCCTCGCAAGTGACCCTGTCCCACTGCGGCCCGGCCTCGTCCCACGACCCGGTTCCTCCCGCTTGCTGAGCCCCGCGGAGGCCGTGCCGGAGTGGGCCGCCGACGCCCTCGCCAACCCCGTGTGCGGCGCGCTCGGCACCGGCGTACGACCGGACCGGGAGGCGGCCAACACCGCTCCCGCGACCGGCCGGTTCGCGGTCCGCGGCGCACCCAGCCCCTCGGACGTCCACTGGAGCGGGCACGCCGACACCTACCGGGACAGCACGGCCCTGGCCCTGTGCGAGGGGCTGGAGCGGCTGGCGGGACTGCGCGACGGCGACGTACACATCCGCGCCGCCCGGTCCCGGCTGCGGCACCCTTCCGTGGATCCGCGCGAGTGCGGGCTCCCCCACGCGGCGTTCTTCGAGGGAGCGCCCTCGCACTTCGTACCGTACGACGAGGAACTCGTCCTGCCGTGGGTGTGGGGCTGGTCGCTGCGTGACGAGCGGCCGGTGCTGGTACCCGAGCAGTTGGTCCACTACCGGCTGGCCGGTCCTGGCCCGTTCTTCGCGGTCCAGAGCTCCAGCGGGTGTGCGGGCGGCTCCTGCGTCGAAGAGGCGGTGCTGCACGGGCTGCTGGAGGTGGTGGAGCGGGACGCGTTCCTGGTGGCCTGGCTGGGGCGGGCCCGGTTGCCTCAGATCGCGGTGGAGAGCTGCCGGTCCCCTTCGCTGCGCTCCCTCGCCGAGCGGATACGGCGCGGCGGCTACCGGCTCCGGCTCTTCGACAACCGGATCGATCTGCCCGTCCCCGTCGTGACCGCCGTCGCGACCCGCGAGGACGGCGGGCCCGGAGCGCTGTGCCTGTCCTCCGCCGCCGCGTTCGACCCGGAGCGGGCCGCGGAGTCGGCTGTACGCGAGGTCGCCAGCTCTCTGTCCGGCTTCGCCGAACGCACCGTCCAGGACCTGGAACGGCTGCGCGCCATGGCGCGGGACTTCGACCTGGTGCGCGAACTCGGCGACCACGCCGCGCTGTACGGCCTCCCCGAGATGACGCGGCACGCCGCGTTCCTCCTCGGTGACGAAGACCGGGCACGTCCGCCGGCCGAGACCCTCTCCGACGACGAACGCGGTGCGGGCCCCGCGCGGGACGATCGCGGCGAAGGCGTACCACCCGCCGGTGATCTGTCCGCCGCCGTACGCCACTGCCGTGATCTGCTCGCCGCGCGTGGTTTCGACACGGTCGTCGTCGACCAGACGGGGCCGGAACAACAGGCGGTCGGAGCGAGCGTGGTGCGGGTGCTGGTGCCCGGCCTGCTGCCGATCGACTTCGGCGCGGGGCACCGCGCGCCCGGTATGGCCCGCGCCCGCACCGCGCTGCGGAGCGCCGGGCTGCGTGCTGACGATCTGACGGCCGCGGAGCTCAACCCGGCTCCGCACCCGTTCATGTGA
- a CDS encoding TOMM precursor leader peptide-binding protein, whose product MEPTHDVRPRLRADALFTATDGGVLFQYPEGQFVLKGRTAYPWMCRLAPHLTGAHTVAELCDGLPKEREDAVIGIVRTLLERGAVRDVRPDGSGAREGSSPLPEAVLARFRDQLAYLDHQLGGPAATSFARFRDTRVLIVGGGEAAESCAVTLLRNGLRAVTLTGAYEEAPRQLLLEQQDLRAAGCDADVVMRAVGEKGPDDADNDVDLVVACGTGHGELLRRNRAALDGGPALLPLTSLDGAAVLGPLVLGPLMRGAGHGEGAAEGLPGGCWQCAVLRLAANLEPTAAAALLRAVHTGRPSDRPDAQLGRMLGTTLAFDVFRHRTGALPAESAGALVIQDRTTWETSRETLLAHPDCGACGEPPRAPARGERTVPRAPAGSRPAEEGVLFGSHAGVFRRYADDELPQSPLRAATVEVAAPGPSDVSPRAVTAFALDTQTDARAAARNSAALVYEALLHAHGMPRSASPYVPDTAHERVSGVELSNWSGTAEPAGPDGRPGQAPWLRAWVWDPTEQILPAHGRTVAAHGRTVAVPAAAVHPGGALNRDRRFEPGSAGAGAGATVDAAARAGLLSALAYEGVVAALRGKAAARELSVDTPADGDCAFLLRSLAHLDQRVTLLELPGAAPAHAVAALASHQASDRTAEALGHGSTRTEAAVHALRDLLGVLQLGCHDRTVDLGDPLVPGLDAGALRATAVESVPPAVLSGTEEMGPGPRGHERLGTMPDREVLVVVTTPPDLRAGGLETVRVLLRKPREAPA is encoded by the coding sequence GTGGAACCCACCCACGACGTACGCCCCAGGCTGCGGGCGGACGCGCTGTTCACAGCGACCGATGGCGGAGTCCTCTTCCAGTACCCCGAAGGCCAGTTCGTGCTCAAGGGGCGTACCGCCTACCCGTGGATGTGCCGTCTCGCGCCGCATCTGACCGGGGCCCACACAGTCGCTGAACTGTGTGACGGACTACCGAAGGAGCGCGAGGACGCCGTCATCGGGATCGTGCGTACGCTGCTGGAGCGCGGGGCGGTGCGTGACGTACGTCCCGACGGTTCAGGGGCGCGGGAGGGGAGTTCGCCGCTGCCCGAGGCCGTCCTGGCGCGCTTCCGTGACCAGCTCGCCTACCTTGACCACCAGCTCGGCGGCCCAGCGGCCACCTCCTTCGCCCGCTTCCGCGACACCCGGGTGCTGATCGTGGGCGGCGGCGAGGCCGCCGAGAGCTGCGCCGTGACCCTCCTGCGCAACGGACTGCGGGCAGTCACCCTCACCGGGGCTTACGAGGAAGCGCCGCGCCAACTTCTGCTGGAGCAGCAAGATTTGCGGGCCGCCGGTTGCGATGCCGATGTGGTAATGCGCGCTGTCGGGGAGAAGGGCCCCGATGACGCCGACAACGACGTGGACCTGGTCGTGGCGTGCGGTACGGGGCACGGAGAACTCCTCCGCCGCAACCGCGCGGCGCTCGACGGCGGACCCGCGCTGCTGCCGCTGACGTCACTGGACGGCGCGGCGGTGCTCGGGCCGCTGGTGCTCGGGCCGCTGATGCGCGGCGCCGGTCACGGCGAAGGAGCCGCCGAGGGCCTCCCCGGGGGCTGCTGGCAGTGTGCCGTGCTGCGGCTCGCCGCCAATCTGGAGCCGACGGCCGCCGCGGCACTCCTGCGGGCCGTGCACACCGGGCGGCCCTCCGACAGGCCCGACGCGCAGCTCGGGCGCATGCTCGGTACGACCCTCGCCTTTGACGTCTTCCGGCACCGCACGGGCGCCCTGCCCGCGGAGAGCGCGGGTGCCCTCGTCATCCAGGACCGCACGACCTGGGAGACCTCGCGAGAGACCTTGCTCGCGCATCCCGATTGCGGCGCGTGTGGCGAACCGCCGCGGGCACCGGCCAGGGGCGAGCGAACTGTTCCGCGAGCACCGGCCGGATCCCGCCCAGCGGAAGAGGGAGTGCTGTTCGGGTCGCACGCCGGGGTCTTCCGGCGCTACGCCGATGACGAGCTCCCGCAGTCACCCCTGCGCGCCGCCACCGTAGAAGTCGCGGCGCCCGGCCCGTCCGACGTGTCCCCCCGGGCCGTCACCGCCTTCGCCCTCGACACCCAGACCGACGCCCGGGCGGCAGCCCGCAACTCCGCCGCGCTGGTGTACGAGGCGCTGCTGCACGCGCACGGCATGCCGCGGAGCGCTTCCCCATACGTCCCGGACACGGCCCACGAGCGCGTATCCGGCGTCGAGTTGAGCAACTGGAGCGGTACCGCGGAACCCGCCGGGCCGGACGGCCGCCCCGGGCAGGCGCCGTGGCTGCGCGCCTGGGTGTGGGATCCCACGGAGCAGATCCTTCCCGCACACGGGCGGACCGTCGCCGCACACGGGCGGACCGTCGCCGTCCCGGCGGCAGCTGTTCACCCCGGCGGTGCCCTCAACCGTGACCGCCGCTTCGAACCGGGCAGCGCCGGTGCCGGAGCGGGCGCCACCGTCGACGCCGCCGCGCGGGCCGGACTGCTGTCGGCCCTCGCATACGAGGGCGTCGTGGCCGCGCTGCGCGGGAAGGCCGCCGCACGGGAGCTGTCGGTGGACACGCCTGCGGACGGGGACTGCGCCTTCCTGCTCCGTTCGCTCGCGCACCTCGACCAGCGGGTCACCCTCCTCGAACTCCCCGGTGCGGCACCCGCGCACGCCGTGGCCGCGCTCGCCTCCCACCAGGCCTCCGACAGGACCGCCGAAGCGCTGGGCCACGGCTCCACCCGCACCGAGGCCGCCGTCCACGCCCTTCGCGATCTGCTCGGTGTGCTGCAACTGGGGTGCCACGACCGGACCGTGGATCTCGGTGACCCCTTGGTGCCCGGACTCGACGCCGGAGCCCTGCGAGCGACGGCCGTCGAATCCGTGCCGCCTGCCGTGCTGTCCGGCACCGAAGAGATGGGGCCGGGCCCGCGTGGTCATGAGCGGCTGGGGACCATGCCGGACAGGGAGGTGCTCGTCGTGGTGACGACGCCGCCGGACCTGCGCGCGGGTGGTCTGGAGACCGTACGGGTGCTGCTGCGTAAGCCCCGGGAGGCACCGGCGTGA